TTTaaggttttgtttgttttctttctttctagcTTTCGAGTATAATATGAAGACTACTAACTTGATCCTGTTAACTTTGGTTGGTGTTGTTTTCTTATCTCTGACACCTTCAATACACGGTATGTGGTTTACAGTTTGATACAGCaatgatcatatatatttgTCTTTACAGTCCCGCTCTTACACAGTAATACTTGTACACCTGCATGTGTATTGAACAAGTACATGTCATGATGttcctccccctcccccaccgGTCAATGCACACATATGTATTGCAAACTATATTCTACATTGAATTCTACattctacatttgtatattgtgtgtttgtttgtttgttagtttgttagtttgtttggtttgattggttggttggttggttgtttgttgtttgtttgtgtatatatgtttgtttgtttgtttgcttctTGAAATGACGATTCGGGTAGTCACTGGGAGGGAGTGCGGGTAGATCAacagaaatacacaaaaatgGAAAGATACggacaattattttttttttacagaaatggTAGACAGCGAGAGAGTCAGAAGCAGAGAAAAAATGATTCGGTTTTGACTATATTATACACGAGAGTATTCTGTAACATAATACAATCCTTACATCGATCATACTTATATCTTTTCAGGTGCaagtttgcaatgtattaataAAGGGATCGATGGTGAACTTGCCCGCAATTATGCAACGTGTCCTGTAGGTAAGAGATTGTGTACTTTCTCTTATCTTGAAATACCTGGgttagcacaactgaaaaaATAAGAACTTAAAGattttgtttaatatatatatatatatatatatatatatatatatatatatatatatatatatatatatatatatatatatatatatatttatatttatatgtatgtatgtatgtatgtatgtatgtatgtatgtatgtatatgcgtgtgtgtgtctgtgtgtgtgcgtctgtgtgtgtgcatacgaGAAAAGAGGATGTattaattaaaatttactttGTTTACAGGTTACATAGTGACTGGGTGTAGTTGTGGCATGGCGTGTGGCTCCTACACCATCCAAACACATCACGGTCGATCTCAATGCTACTGTCACGCAGGATGCAACGGTGGTAAAATGATAGATTGGACATCGGCACGGTGCTGTAAAGTCTATTAAGATATAGCTCATGGATTAGAATCATTATGAGGAGCGCTATTTTTAGTTACGTACAACTGCGAATCGTTCACTTTTTAggctgacatacatgtaattataggAATTGTATGTTAGTTTCTGTTTTCTTGTGTcgtaataatgaaaaaaaaaatgatattattatttcCTTCACTTTTAAATGTGTAGTATCCACGGAACCAGCCATGGAATCGTTTTTTTTCAAGAGTCTATACATGCAatgcacagtcacttgtgaactaatattatATTCCAGGATGGTCATTCTAGTCTGGGATGaccacaatacaaaataatgacgttatttggTATATACgataattattcaaaaatacCGTTGCTGGTGATTGCTAATTGACAGTATTCCTAGACTATTTAGAATTATTagcatcctggaatagaatattcgctcacaagtgactgtgacgTAATGTATCTCCGCTTTCGCGACCACATTTAGTTAGCTTAGCTAGCCAACATCTCAGGACAATTTCATACTAGTACAGTGCCGTAAAAAGGTCATGAAATTGTTTTACGACGATGCATGAATGGCGTCAAATTAGAGATCATCAGGAAGAATGCTCAATTTACTATAGTAACTGTGTTTCACGTCTACTGTGCTTGTCTTAATTTTGTTTACACATCCGGTgttaaattaatataaaaacaGGGTTCATGGAAGATAAAgatataaaattcaaaatctgGTCGAAACTAGGAGAGCTGTCTATTGACAGttttttaatctgtaaatgtcaaaataaagaaGCGCCAAATAATCTAATCACCATCTCTTGAACATGATATGActtatgtacattttttacattgagggcgctcttaCAAGCATTGGCCATCACATTTGatccattttgttttgaaaagaaatctGTAGTTTCATATCACACATTGTTATTCATTTAAAATGGTCAAATAAAAACAACGACTATATAACTTTTAACTTGTCGGTTTTagttgtgtctgtctgtctgtctgtctgtctgtctgtctgtctgtctgtctgtctgtctgtctgtctgtggatgtgcatatgtatctgtgtgtatgtgtgtatgtatgtatgtatgtatgtatgtatgtatgtgtgtgtgtatgtatgtatgtatgtatgtatgaatgtacgtacaactacgtacgtacgtacgtatgtatgtatgtatgtatgtatgtatgtatgtatgtatgtaatatatgtgtgtatgtatatgtacatgtgtatgtgcgtgtatgtgtatgtatgtatgtgtgtgtgtgtgtgtgtgtgtacatattggAGAGGTTTTCAGTTCGTAATCACACGTATACTAACAGACTGAGTATAGATGTCTTAGAAATGACAAGAAAGATACTTAGAATCATTTCATTTATCATAAGTCCACAATTTCACAAGTAGCAAACAACAGTAGTTTTCGTCCCGGATACGTACTTGTGATGTACTTCCCAACAACGATTTTTTCtggtctggctatgagggcgtCACCAATTTGCAAGTgctaaaaatattttggttgGATTCAAAATATATAGGTTCGGTAGGGCCATCAGAAATGTATGAATAAACAGTTTAAATGTAGTCAACTTTTGAATGattcagaaatattttttatcgTTTTGCCatgaattaaatgatgaaataattatgataaaagtGAATTTTCGGTGAAACAATTATATAAACTAATCAGCACATTCTACGTATGTTGATCTCAACTTGACAGTCTAAAGGGAAGGCGCCTTCTTGAACATTTTGCTTTAAAAGGGAAAGTTTTGAGTAACTGAAATAAATGAGATCACAACCAAATTTTTGAATTGATACAAAAATAGTTTATTGTATCAAAATTCTTCATATATTATAgtctaaaaatatataaataaaatccATCTGCAATATTGTTACAAtcaaaaaaaagtatttctattgattaaaatttactggcAATGAAATCTAGTCTACTAGTAGACAACCTGCAATGGTAGAAAAGAACAGAAAGTGGTAATTAGTGAGAGGATGTGATTTTATATTGTCATGTTACTACTATAATTactattatatgtatgttttatgttaatgtcataatgttgttgttgttgttgttgttgtcgtcgtcgtcgttgttg
This window of the Glandiceps talaboti chromosome 16, keGlaTala1.1, whole genome shotgun sequence genome carries:
- the LOC144447539 gene encoding resistin-like, with protein sequence MKTTNLILLTLVGVVFLSLTPSIHGASLQCINKGIDGELARNYATCPVGYIVTGCSCGMACGSYTIQTHHGRSQCYCHAGCNGGKMIDWTSARCCKVY